One window from the genome of Thermococcus siculi encodes:
- a CDS encoding metallophosphoesterase family protein has product MIRIAHISDTHITGESAYKGYAYDLIVNDVNRGNFDFVIHTGDVTNQGLREEYERASYELKKIQKPLVVIPGNHDVRNVGYTLFEKFIGPLNGVYEFKDGVVIWVDSTIPDLSDGRIGGHKFRWLKAKLEEYSDRKFKIVASHHHLVPLPDTGRERNVLYNAGDVLDLLLRHEVNLYTCGHKHVPNVYRVEDLVVDNAGCTSCRKTRKGDVNSYNVITLHDDGRVEVRIRRVTGDELRKEHQPIKPKIFVPTGKRLLRIVQMSESNISDRIYFRRKILENVVRTINEKLKPDLVIHNGDVVDMGIERYYERAYEFYERIKAPKLVVPGHNDITYLGYDLFLEYFGEPEIIETRGFTFIPVISAQYETPIGVVGRIGQRKLAERLEDYRESFTVVVLHHNIVPIPRSREVGFLEDAGDVLRTLTAGEANLVLTGHGGNSFGVKVEKTPIVNAGAVSWELHRNPFGNSFNLIEVYRDMVVVFEVQATWGSGRLLGIWKIKGPFSP; this is encoded by the coding sequence ATGATAAGGATAGCCCACATAAGCGACACCCACATAACCGGCGAGAGCGCCTACAAGGGCTACGCCTACGACCTGATAGTCAACGACGTCAACAGGGGTAACTTCGACTTCGTCATCCACACAGGCGACGTCACCAACCAGGGACTTCGCGAGGAGTACGAGAGGGCCAGTTATGAGCTGAAGAAGATCCAGAAGCCCCTGGTCGTTATCCCGGGAAATCACGACGTGAGGAACGTTGGCTACACCCTGTTTGAGAAGTTCATAGGACCCCTCAACGGCGTTTATGAGTTCAAAGACGGGGTCGTCATCTGGGTGGACTCTACGATACCGGACCTGAGCGACGGAAGGATAGGCGGCCACAAGTTCCGCTGGCTCAAGGCGAAGCTGGAGGAGTACTCCGACAGGAAGTTCAAGATAGTCGCTTCCCACCACCACCTCGTCCCGCTTCCCGATACGGGGAGGGAGAGGAACGTACTCTACAACGCCGGGGACGTTCTCGACCTCCTCCTGAGGCACGAGGTCAACCTCTACACCTGCGGCCACAAGCACGTCCCCAACGTCTACCGCGTGGAGGATCTGGTGGTGGACAACGCCGGCTGCACCTCCTGCAGAAAGACGAGGAAGGGGGACGTCAACAGCTACAACGTAATAACCCTCCACGACGACGGCCGCGTCGAGGTGAGGATAAGACGCGTTACCGGCGACGAACTGAGAAAGGAGCACCAGCCCATTAAGCCGAAGATCTTCGTCCCAACGGGAAAACGCCTTCTGAGGATAGTCCAGATGAGCGAGAGCAACATCTCCGACAGGATATACTTCAGGAGGAAGATTCTGGAGAACGTCGTGAGGACGATAAACGAGAAGCTGAAGCCGGACCTGGTGATTCACAACGGCGACGTCGTTGATATGGGCATCGAGCGGTACTACGAGAGGGCCTACGAGTTCTACGAGAGAATAAAGGCCCCGAAGCTCGTCGTTCCGGGCCACAACGACATAACCTACCTCGGCTACGATCTCTTCCTCGAGTACTTCGGGGAGCCGGAGATCATCGAGACGAGGGGCTTCACGTTCATCCCCGTCATAAGCGCCCAGTACGAGACCCCAATAGGTGTCGTGGGAAGGATAGGACAGAGGAAGTTGGCGGAGCGCCTCGAGGATTACAGGGAGAGCTTCACCGTCGTTGTCCTTCACCACAACATCGTCCCCATACCCAGGAGCAGAGAGGTGGGCTTCCTGGAGGACGCGGGGGACGTACTGAGGACACTGACGGCGGGCGAGGCGAACCTCGTGCTCACCGGTCACGGCGGCAACTCCTTCGGCGTTAAAGTCGAGAAAACGCCAATCGTCAACGCGGGTGCGGTGAGCTGGGAGCTTCACAGGAACCCCTTCGGAAACAGCTTCAACCTCATCGAGGTCTACCGGGACATGGTGGTGGTCTTTGAGGTACAGGCCACGTGGGGCAGCGGAAGGTTGCTCGGGATATGGAAGATAAAGGGACCATTCAGCCCCTAG
- a CDS encoding MBL fold metallo-hydrolase — MALRKLGDSAFLYPGSPSTLIRVLDGEAVLVDPGHGSGRHKDLRREVKKLGLEIKAQLATHGHADHISVAPKIDAPLFMHRFEFSIAESPLNRELLTFGSKAPEGFLVFQFQEEVKVHAVFEWEDELFGMKAIKLNGHSPGMTGFLDDENGLLYAGDSFFGERVINSVGLPYLVDPELYNASIKELQNYAESGYLLIPSHGKPVEDEEALELLEFNLRRVEETESLILELLEKPMRMDELAFRIMEHYGVEVTPQKLALNLVPVRAFIAELYNEGKIEADVDRGLKWRVRRD; from the coding sequence ATGGCGCTTAGGAAACTCGGCGATTCGGCTTTTCTATATCCCGGCAGTCCCTCAACCCTCATCCGGGTTCTCGACGGAGAGGCCGTTCTGGTCGACCCCGGGCACGGTAGCGGGCGGCATAAGGATCTGAGGAGAGAGGTCAAAAAACTGGGACTTGAGATCAAGGCCCAACTGGCAACCCACGGACACGCGGACCACATATCCGTTGCCCCTAAGATTGATGCCCCGCTCTTCATGCACCGCTTCGAGTTCTCGATAGCGGAGAGTCCGCTGAACAGGGAACTCCTCACCTTTGGCTCCAAGGCGCCGGAGGGCTTTCTCGTCTTCCAGTTCCAGGAGGAGGTAAAGGTTCACGCCGTCTTTGAGTGGGAGGACGAGCTTTTTGGGATGAAGGCGATAAAACTCAACGGCCACTCCCCGGGAATGACGGGCTTCCTTGATGATGAGAACGGCCTTCTCTACGCTGGAGACTCCTTCTTCGGCGAGAGGGTCATCAATTCCGTCGGTCTGCCCTACCTCGTCGACCCAGAATTGTATAACGCTTCAATTAAGGAATTGCAGAATTATGCGGAGAGCGGCTACCTGCTGATACCATCCCACGGAAAGCCTGTTGAGGATGAGGAGGCACTCGAACTGCTGGAGTTTAACCTCAGACGGGTGGAAGAAACCGAATCGCTGATCCTGGAGCTTCTTGAAAAGCCAATGCGCATGGACGAGCTGGCGTTCAGGATAATGGAACACTACGGCGTCGAAGTCACTCCCCAGAAGCTCGCCCTCAACCTAGTTCCAGTTAGGGCCTTCATAGCGGAACTGTACAACGAAGGAAAAATAGAGGCAGACGTTGATAGAGGGCTCAAGTGGAGGGTAAGAAGGGACTGA
- a CDS encoding 2,3-diphosphoglycerate synthetase has product MKKRLVLIDGEHYPDVTAWAVKRLGDVCCAVFLGGSEKVGNIGEIEEKIGVPIYLGRNYIEALSRALKENEVDEVVDLSDEPVLNYEDRFKIASLCMLHGVTYRGADFEFRPKPLKRTKKPSIAIIGTGKRVGKTAVSGFVARTLKGIANPVIVTMGRGGPEEPELIEGEEFEITPEFLVRLAESGKHAASDHFEDALTSRVTTIGCRRCGGGMAGFPFFDVVDEGVRLAETLPNDLIILEGSGATFPAYRADGYIVTVNAIQKQDFIGGYFGPFRLSLADVVVVTMADLVGEERRDTLREIIGEINPSADVHFTAFRPRPLGEVRGKRVGLVMTSELALEGASRHLEDLGADVVRTSSNLSRRPALRKDLERFGDVDTVAVELKAAAVDVVTRWALERGIEVIYLDNEPVNIDGKSLREAVLKLGRSVLGGRG; this is encoded by the coding sequence ATGAAAAAGAGGCTCGTCCTCATCGATGGCGAGCACTATCCGGACGTTACCGCCTGGGCCGTGAAGCGGCTCGGGGATGTCTGCTGTGCCGTCTTCCTCGGGGGAAGTGAGAAGGTCGGAAACATCGGCGAGATTGAGGAAAAGATAGGGGTTCCCATATACCTCGGGAGAAACTATATCGAGGCCCTGTCCCGTGCCCTCAAAGAGAACGAGGTCGATGAGGTAGTTGACCTGAGCGACGAGCCGGTGCTTAATTATGAGGATCGGTTTAAAATCGCCTCCCTCTGCATGCTCCACGGGGTAACCTACAGGGGGGCCGACTTCGAGTTCCGGCCGAAGCCCCTAAAAAGGACGAAAAAGCCGAGCATAGCCATAATCGGCACCGGAAAGCGGGTGGGAAAGACCGCGGTCAGCGGATTCGTTGCGAGGACTCTGAAGGGGATTGCCAATCCGGTGATAGTAACCATGGGCCGGGGCGGCCCGGAGGAGCCGGAGCTCATAGAGGGAGAGGAGTTCGAAATAACCCCCGAGTTTCTGGTCAGGCTGGCAGAGAGCGGAAAACACGCCGCCTCCGACCACTTCGAGGACGCACTAACGTCCCGCGTGACGACCATCGGCTGCCGTCGCTGTGGAGGTGGGATGGCAGGCTTTCCCTTCTTCGACGTCGTCGATGAGGGGGTCAGGCTGGCCGAGACTCTTCCCAACGATTTGATAATCCTGGAAGGGAGCGGGGCGACCTTTCCGGCCTACAGGGCGGACGGCTACATCGTGACTGTGAACGCCATTCAAAAACAGGACTTCATCGGGGGTTACTTCGGCCCCTTCAGGCTCTCGCTGGCGGACGTTGTCGTGGTTACGATGGCCGATCTCGTGGGCGAGGAAAGGAGAGACACTCTGCGGGAGATCATCGGGGAGATAAACCCCTCGGCGGACGTGCACTTTACCGCATTCAGACCGAGACCGCTCGGCGAGGTTAGGGGAAAGCGGGTCGGCCTTGTTATGACGTCGGAGCTGGCCCTCGAGGGAGCTTCCCGGCATCTGGAGGACCTCGGTGCAGATGTTGTCCGCACGTCGAGCAACCTCTCACGGAGGCCGGCCCTGAGAAAGGACCTTGAACGGTTCGGGGACGTAGACACCGTTGCCGTGGAACTCAAGGCCGCGGCCGTGGACGTTGTGACAAGGTGGGCGCTCGAGAGGGGAATCGAGGTGATCTACCTGGACAACGAGCCGGTGAACATCGACGGAAAGAGCCTGAGGGAGGCCGTTCTCAAGCTCGGCCGCTCGGTACTGGGGGGACGCGGATGA
- the taw2 gene encoding tRNA(Phe) (4-demethylwyosine(37)-C(7)) aminocarboxypropyltransferase Taw2 — protein MSRRSKTQLIKPRIREILSRELPPELVDMLPKHWVQIGDVLILPLRPELEPYKNRIAEVYARVIGAKTVLKKGRIGGEFRETNYEVLYGSDTVTVHVENGIKYKLDVAKVMFSPANVKERVRMAKVAKPGELVVDMFAGIGHLSLPMAVHGKARVIAIEKSPYTFQFLVENIELNKVQDRMTAYNIDNRDFPGENIADRVLMGYVVTTHEFIPKALSIAKDEAIIHYHNTIPEKLMPEEPFATFKRIAREHGYETEKLNELIIKRYAPGVWHVVIDVRVFKK, from the coding sequence ATGTCCCGGAGGAGCAAGACCCAGCTTATAAAACCACGCATAAGGGAAATCCTCTCACGGGAACTCCCCCCTGAGTTAGTTGATATGCTCCCCAAGCACTGGGTTCAGATAGGGGACGTTCTGATCCTCCCCCTCCGGCCGGAGCTCGAACCCTATAAGAACCGCATCGCCGAGGTCTACGCCCGGGTAATCGGCGCCAAGACCGTTCTCAAGAAAGGCCGCATTGGGGGCGAGTTCAGAGAGACCAACTACGAGGTTCTCTACGGCAGCGACACGGTGACGGTTCACGTGGAGAACGGGATAAAATACAAGCTCGACGTGGCTAAAGTAATGTTCTCCCCGGCCAACGTCAAGGAGAGGGTTAGAATGGCCAAGGTCGCGAAGCCCGGCGAGCTGGTCGTTGACATGTTCGCCGGCATCGGGCATCTCAGCCTCCCGATGGCCGTCCACGGAAAGGCGAGGGTTATAGCTATAGAGAAGAGTCCGTACACGTTCCAGTTCCTCGTCGAGAATATTGAGCTGAATAAAGTCCAGGACAGAATGACGGCCTACAACATCGATAACCGCGACTTCCCGGGCGAGAACATCGCCGATAGGGTTCTGATGGGATACGTGGTGACAACCCACGAGTTCATACCGAAGGCCCTGAGCATAGCAAAGGATGAAGCGATAATCCACTATCACAACACCATCCCGGAAAAGTTGATGCCCGAGGAGCCTTTTGCAACTTTCAAGAGAATAGCGCGTGAGCACGGCTATGAGACTGAGAAGCTCAACGAGCTGATTATCAAGCGCTACGCTCCTGGAGTTTGGCACGTCGTTATCGATGTGAGAGTTTTCAAAAAATGA
- a CDS encoding MoaD/ThiS family protein, with protein MVRIRLMGGFRSLCRPRRLVVKVDGKKTVDELLREIIPRYDEFHDKIIMINGQPGDAEVEDTDEIKVMPVLSGG; from the coding sequence ATGGTCAGGATAAGACTCATGGGGGGCTTTCGCTCACTTTGCAGGCCGAGGCGGCTCGTGGTAAAGGTGGACGGCAAAAAGACCGTGGACGAACTTCTCCGTGAAATTATCCCGAGGTACGATGAGTTCCACGACAAGATAATTATGATAAACGGCCAGCCGGGGGACGCCGAGGTCGAGGACACCGACGAGATCAAAGTCATGCCTGTTTTGAGCGGGGGATGA
- a CDS encoding CBS domain-containing protein produces MDVNAPVKVYMTRKLIGVSPDDSVKRACEVMVEFDIGSLVVVEKNRVVGFFTKSDIIRRVVIPGLPNDTPVREIMSGELITVDANTPVREVLDLMAKKSIKHMLIEEDGEIVGIFSLSDLLTASRRRLETAIAAE; encoded by the coding sequence ATGGATGTAAACGCCCCGGTTAAGGTCTACATGACCCGGAAGCTGATAGGTGTGAGTCCGGACGACAGCGTGAAGCGCGCCTGCGAGGTCATGGTCGAGTTCGACATAGGCTCCCTAGTTGTGGTTGAGAAGAACCGCGTGGTGGGTTTCTTCACGAAGAGCGATATAATAAGGCGCGTCGTTATCCCGGGGCTTCCCAACGACACCCCCGTCAGGGAGATAATGAGCGGCGAGCTGATAACCGTCGATGCCAACACCCCAGTGCGGGAGGTCCTCGACCTAATGGCCAAGAAAAGCATCAAGCACATGCTCATCGAAGAGGACGGGGAGATAGTCGGCATCTTCAGCCTGAGCGACCTCCTGACCGCGAGCAGGAGGAGGCTTGAGACAGCGATAGCGGCCGAGTGA
- a CDS encoding 2-phosphoglycerate kinase, producing the protein MIIVTDPEKKVRLPFSRGILTRSITLAGVDVGIAYIIATEVQKELEEKRVRFVTTEEIRRLTYERLIQHGLKEAAKRYLFWRQLRRLKVPITILLGGATGVGKSTIATELAFRLGIRSVIGTDTIREVMRKIIAPELLPSLHTSSFLAWKASRPVRGNGSPLIRGFEEQVRHVAVGVNAVLERAHREGFNTVIEGIHLVPGYIELQERDFMYVIKVRNKGDLEARFYERARYSKRPADYYLQHIDAIMEIQGFIEDMAKEHGIPVITNIELERTVNTIMEDIMNRLMEELGGETRG; encoded by the coding sequence ATGATAATCGTGACGGATCCCGAGAAGAAGGTGAGGCTCCCGTTCTCGAGGGGAATCCTGACCCGCTCAATAACCCTCGCGGGGGTGGATGTCGGTATAGCTTACATAATAGCCACGGAGGTTCAGAAGGAGCTTGAGGAGAAACGGGTGCGGTTTGTCACGACGGAGGAGATACGGAGGCTGACTTACGAAAGACTGATTCAACACGGGTTGAAGGAGGCGGCGAAGCGTTACCTCTTCTGGCGCCAGCTCCGCAGGCTCAAGGTACCGATAACGATACTCCTCGGCGGTGCCACCGGGGTTGGCAAGTCGACGATAGCGACCGAGCTTGCCTTCCGCCTCGGCATAAGGAGCGTCATAGGCACCGACACCATAAGGGAAGTCATGAGGAAGATAATCGCCCCCGAGTTGCTTCCGTCGCTCCATACCTCCTCCTTCTTAGCATGGAAGGCTTCGAGGCCCGTCAGGGGGAACGGTTCCCCCCTTATAAGGGGGTTTGAGGAACAGGTCAGGCACGTGGCGGTCGGGGTGAACGCGGTCCTTGAGAGGGCGCACAGGGAGGGCTTCAACACGGTTATAGAGGGCATACACCTCGTCCCCGGCTATATAGAACTCCAGGAGAGGGACTTCATGTACGTTATAAAGGTGAGGAACAAGGGGGACCTCGAAGCCAGGTTTTACGAGAGGGCACGGTACAGCAAGAGACCGGCCGACTACTACCTCCAGCACATCGACGCCATCATGGAGATACAGGGCTTCATCGAGGACATGGCAAAGGAGCACGGAATCCCCGTGATAACCAACATAGAGCTTGAAAGGACCGTGAACACCATAATGGAGGACATCATGAACAGACTGATGGAAGAACTGGGGGGAGAAACTAGGGGCTGA
- a CDS encoding ATP-binding protein, producing MKVEELKNVLISQREELLDFVSRERLVERDVERSAREFLSFPNVLAILGVRRSGKSVISWRLAGKDALYVNFFDERLIDFKSGDFERLLSAARELWGEPATIVLDEVQEVEGWQKFVSRMRVNKKVIVTGSSSKLLSGEMSTYLTGRHVELTLFPFSFREFLKLRGVELGENWEHSDRKLAEVKRALGEYLEMGGFPEVGKFGKLYLNQIYRDLVERDVIMRHNVRHREALRELARYLISNYSSEFTYSRLGSIVGLRDVHTVRDYVSYLEEAYLIFTLMRFSFKPKGQLLAPRKVYPVDTGIAKTLSLKAHPERGKLMELAVFLEIKRSLSYSFIPGEVYYWRDDKGEVDFVVRLSRALLPIQVTFSLEDAHAREIENLVRVSKFLRSKKALVVTWEEKEKKTVDGVEIEILPLWEFLMKGLSPFLPST from the coding sequence ATGAAGGTCGAGGAACTCAAAAACGTTCTGATCTCTCAGAGGGAAGAACTTCTGGATTTCGTGAGCAGGGAGCGACTCGTGGAGAGGGACGTCGAGCGAAGCGCTAGGGAGTTCCTTTCCTTCCCCAACGTGCTCGCCATACTCGGCGTGCGGCGTTCTGGAAAGTCAGTTATATCGTGGCGCCTCGCTGGGAAAGACGCCCTTTACGTCAACTTCTTCGATGAGAGATTGATCGACTTCAAAAGCGGAGACTTTGAGAGGCTCCTCAGCGCCGCACGGGAACTCTGGGGGGAGCCCGCTACCATCGTCCTGGATGAGGTTCAGGAAGTGGAGGGCTGGCAGAAGTTTGTCTCTCGTATGAGGGTAAACAAAAAGGTCATCGTCACCGGCTCATCCTCGAAGCTCCTCTCGGGGGAGATGTCCACCTACCTGACCGGGAGACACGTTGAGCTAACGCTCTTTCCGTTCTCATTTAGAGAGTTCCTAAAGCTTCGCGGGGTCGAGCTCGGGGAGAACTGGGAGCACTCTGACAGAAAGCTGGCGGAGGTAAAACGTGCCCTCGGTGAGTACCTTGAAATGGGGGGGTTCCCCGAAGTCGGGAAGTTCGGAAAACTGTACCTGAACCAGATATACCGCGATTTAGTGGAAAGGGACGTGATAATGAGGCACAATGTGAGGCACCGGGAGGCTCTAAGGGAACTCGCGAGGTACCTGATTTCGAACTATTCCTCCGAGTTCACATACTCCCGGCTGGGCTCGATAGTTGGCCTAAGGGACGTCCATACAGTCAGGGATTACGTTTCATACCTGGAAGAGGCTTACCTAATCTTCACGCTGATGCGCTTTTCTTTCAAGCCCAAAGGCCAGCTGCTGGCCCCTAGAAAGGTCTATCCTGTAGACACAGGCATTGCAAAGACGCTCTCCCTGAAGGCCCATCCCGAGAGGGGAAAGCTCATGGAGCTGGCGGTGTTCCTCGAAATCAAGCGTTCGCTGAGCTACTCTTTTATCCCTGGGGAAGTCTATTACTGGAGGGACGATAAGGGAGAGGTGGACTTCGTAGTTCGGTTGTCCCGCGCCTTGCTTCCCATCCAGGTGACTTTCTCCCTTGAAGACGCACATGCAAGAGAAATTGAAAACCTTGTGAGGGTCTCTAAATTTCTTCGGTCAAAGAAGGCCCTCGTGGTCACATGGGAGGAAAAGGAGAAGAAGACCGTAGACGGTGTTGAAATTGAAATCCTTCCCTTATGGGAGTTCCTGATGAAGGGGCTCAGTCCCTTCTTACCCTCCACTTGA
- the rpsJ gene encoding 30S ribosomal protein S10, which yields MQKARIKLASTNIKALNEVTDQIKQIAERTGVRMSGPIPLPTKRIRITTRKSPDGEGTATFDKFELRVHKRLVDIEADERAMRQIMRIRVPEDVTIEIELIS from the coding sequence ATGCAGAAGGCAAGGATTAAGCTCGCGAGCACCAACATTAAGGCCCTCAACGAGGTCACCGACCAGATCAAGCAGATCGCCGAGAGGACCGGCGTCAGAATGAGCGGCCCGATACCGCTCCCGACCAAGAGGATTAGGATCACCACCAGGAAGAGCCCCGACGGAGAGGGCACTGCCACCTTCGACAAGTTCGAGCTCCGCGTTCACAAGAGGCTCGTCGACATCGAGGCCGACGAAAGGGCCATGCGCCAGATTATGCGCATCCGCGTTCCGGAAGACGTCACCATCGAGATCGAGCTCATCTCCTGA
- the cas4 gene encoding CRISPR-associated protein Cas4 produces MSNNGSNENDGFLEFYASEALTCPRRIYFRLKGYPEKWPEFVKVRLNQGINTHNVLGEILQKRFGFELEKHLVLRSTRLGFEIHGRIDAIGDFPIEIKGKTSLPSKPYDYHMAQLNIYMRWAEAEYGYLYYIKLHDEPMKVIRKIDFSRFPIVKGPNFRAFEIPYDNRLFKETLRHFYSVKKAYERGKPPKGEYSYMCKFCPYRYLCYPDGDE; encoded by the coding sequence ATGAGCAACAATGGGAGCAATGAAAACGACGGATTCCTGGAGTTCTACGCGAGCGAGGCCCTAACCTGCCCGAGGAGGATATACTTCCGCCTGAAGGGTTATCCCGAGAAATGGCCCGAGTTCGTGAAGGTTCGCCTGAATCAGGGCATAAACACCCACAACGTCCTCGGGGAGATTCTGCAGAAGCGCTTCGGCTTCGAACTTGAGAAGCACCTCGTCCTCCGCTCGACCAGGTTGGGATTTGAAATACACGGAAGGATAGACGCCATCGGCGACTTTCCCATCGAAATCAAGGGCAAGACCAGCCTCCCGAGCAAGCCCTACGACTACCACATGGCCCAGCTCAACATCTATATGCGCTGGGCTGAGGCGGAGTACGGCTACCTCTACTACATCAAGCTCCACGATGAGCCGATGAAGGTGATAAGAAAGATCGACTTCTCGCGGTTCCCCATCGTCAAGGGGCCGAACTTCAGGGCATTCGAAATTCCCTACGACAACAGGCTCTTCAAGGAGACCCTGAGACACTTCTACTCCGTCAAGAAGGCCTATGAAAGGGGGAAACCGCCGAAGGGCGAGTACTCCTACATGTGCAAGTTCTGTCCGTACCGTTACCTGTGCTATCCTGATGGGGATGAGTGA
- a CDS encoding aldehyde ferredoxin oxidoreductase family protein yields MEAKGGYWGRILRVNLTTKEAKVEPLPEEFPRKYLGGVGFGTRVLYDEVPKGADPLGPENKMIITPGLFVDTGIGTGSKTAFNFKSPLTGGYGRAMAGAELGVQLKRAGYDMLIIEGQSEEPVLLVIEDEEVKIVPADGYWGLTTGEARSKAKEEYPGYATAFIGPAGERLSLISIIETDDRQAARGGPGAVLGSKKLKGILVKGSKKVPIANPQKLRELIKEWAMVFKDHPATKADMDYGSGEFLDWMNRERGTFPVRNWQMGFFKKAYEKAKEEGREHIGIDPYFWAPKYRAGRRPCPLCNKPCSQYVKVDSEKWGTFMVDGPEYETLYSFGGVLELDDFETVAYLNYLADQLGLDTISAGVTIAWAMEAYERGLLTKEDTDGIELTFGNGEAAVEALRKMAFREGNLGKLLADGVKRASERLGKESWKFAMHVKGMEPPAYDVRGIKGMALAFAVSVRGADHLTAGAYGTELVGKWWKFEGVDRTKGENKGFEIAFHENLMAVYDATGTCKFSRHMYFLEGFPPLIEAITGMNIGEAELMVIGERIMNIARAFNVREGFSRKDDTLPYRVMWEPIPEGVSKGLHVPPWELDRMLDEYYQARGWSRDGIPTKVKLIALDLPDIAEDIGAGI; encoded by the coding sequence ATGGAGGCTAAAGGTGGATACTGGGGCAGGATTCTGAGGGTTAACCTGACTACCAAGGAGGCCAAGGTAGAGCCCCTCCCGGAGGAGTTCCCGAGGAAGTACCTCGGCGGCGTCGGTTTTGGAACGAGAGTTCTCTACGACGAGGTTCCAAAGGGTGCCGACCCGCTCGGACCCGAGAACAAGATGATAATAACTCCAGGTCTCTTCGTGGACACTGGAATAGGAACCGGCTCGAAGACGGCCTTCAACTTCAAGAGTCCGCTGACTGGAGGTTACGGCAGGGCCATGGCCGGTGCCGAGCTCGGCGTCCAGCTCAAGAGGGCCGGCTACGACATGCTCATCATAGAGGGCCAGAGCGAGGAGCCAGTTCTCCTCGTCATCGAGGATGAGGAGGTCAAAATCGTCCCGGCCGACGGCTACTGGGGTCTGACAACCGGCGAGGCGAGGAGCAAGGCGAAGGAGGAGTACCCAGGCTACGCGACCGCCTTCATAGGTCCGGCCGGTGAGAGGCTAAGCCTCATCTCGATCATCGAGACCGACGACAGGCAGGCCGCCAGAGGTGGCCCAGGTGCCGTCCTTGGAAGCAAGAAGCTCAAGGGAATACTCGTCAAGGGAAGCAAGAAGGTCCCGATCGCCAACCCGCAGAAGCTCCGCGAGCTCATCAAGGAGTGGGCCATGGTGTTCAAGGACCACCCGGCAACCAAGGCGGACATGGACTACGGAAGCGGTGAATTCCTCGACTGGATGAACCGCGAGAGGGGCACCTTCCCGGTCAGGAACTGGCAGATGGGCTTCTTCAAGAAGGCCTACGAGAAGGCCAAGGAGGAGGGAAGGGAGCACATCGGCATCGACCCGTACTTCTGGGCACCGAAGTACCGCGCCGGAAGGAGGCCGTGCCCGCTCTGTAACAAGCCGTGCAGCCAGTACGTCAAAGTTGACAGCGAGAAGTGGGGCACCTTCATGGTCGACGGCCCAGAGTACGAGACCCTCTACTCCTTCGGCGGTGTCCTCGAGCTGGACGACTTCGAGACCGTTGCCTACCTCAACTACCTCGCCGACCAGCTCGGCCTCGACACCATTTCGGCCGGTGTAACCATTGCCTGGGCCATGGAGGCCTACGAGAGAGGTCTCCTCACCAAGGAGGACACCGACGGCATAGAACTCACCTTCGGCAACGGCGAGGCGGCCGTCGAGGCCCTCAGGAAGATGGCTTTCCGCGAGGGCAACCTCGGAAAGCTCCTCGCCGATGGCGTCAAGAGGGCCAGCGAGAGGCTTGGAAAGGAGAGCTGGAAGTTCGCCATGCACGTCAAGGGAATGGAGCCACCCGCTTACGACGTCCGCGGTATAAAGGGAATGGCACTCGCCTTCGCCGTCAGCGTCCGCGGTGCGGACCACCTCACGGCTGGAGCCTACGGAACCGAGCTCGTCGGCAAGTGGTGGAAGTTCGAGGGCGTTGACAGGACCAAGGGCGAGAACAAAGGATTCGAGATAGCCTTCCACGAGAACCTCATGGCGGTCTACGACGCCACAGGAACGTGCAAGTTCTCAAGGCACATGTACTTCCTTGAGGGCTTCCCGCCGCTGATCGAGGCCATAACCGGCATGAACATAGGCGAGGCTGAGCTGATGGTCATAGGTGAGAGGATAATGAACATCGCAAGGGCCTTCAACGTCAGGGAGGGCTTCAGCAGGAAGGACGACACGCTCCCGTACAGGGTTATGTGGGAGCCGATCCCGGAGGGCGTCAGCAAGGGCCTCCACGTCCCGCCGTGGGAGCTTGACAGGATGCTCGACGAATACTACCAGGCCCGCGGCTGGAGCAGGGACGGAATCCCGACCAAGGTCAAACTCATCGCCCTCGACCTCCCGGACATCGCGGAGGATATTGGGGCTGGGATTTGA